A section of the Paramisgurnus dabryanus chromosome 4, PD_genome_1.1, whole genome shotgun sequence genome encodes:
- the vps37c gene encoding vacuolar protein sorting-associated protein 37C, giving the protein MEKLQDLTQSELQDLLDNSERVESMALESDEIQNIQLEREMALAANRSLAEQNLDMKPRLETERSRLVEKYTELEAVREKYKQHCVLRDSIMGQVSPEALLSRLQIEGDNTEEESETLANEFLEGSITLDSFLERFLSLRSLTHTRRIRIEKLQEILSQKSKGISDAAMTSQPSANQDAGSSSSSSPWQQQQPQQQQSSKMNPPSNASSSALPYSPYPVVPPPNHPPSATAAGPTNSSTAFQPYPSQGAPYPATTGYPGPALGPPVCPYPTQPSQFPGPPFGQFGPAPAPFPRPYTYGGYAYPTGPHGPSTQSPTGRPLHRPGFGVPQQYS; this is encoded by the exons ATGGAGAAGCTTCAAGATCTCACTCAGTCCGAGTTGCAGGATTTGCTGGACAACTCGGAGCGGGTGGAGTCTATGGCATTGGAATCTGATGAG attCAGAATATTCAGCTGGAGAGGGAAATGGCCCTGGCTGCCAACCGTAGTCTGGCAGAGCAAAACCTTGATATGAAGCCCCGCCTTGAGACGGAGAGATCACGGCTGGTGGAAAAATACACTGAACTTGAGGCAGTGAGAGAGAAATACAAACAGCACTGTGTCCTTAGAG aCAGTATAATGGGGCAGGTGTCTCCAGAGGCGCTATTATCTCGTCTGCAGATAGAGGGCGACAACACAGAGGAAGAATCTGAG ACTCTAGCAAATGAGTTTCTGGAAGGTTCGATAACATTGGACTCTTTCCTCGAACGCTTTCTTTCCCTCCGTTCCCTCACTCACACGAGACGGATACGTATTGAAAAGCTGCAAGAAATTCTCAGCCAAAAAAGCAAAGGGATAAGTGATGCTGCAATGACATCACAACCCTCTGCCAATCAGGATGCTggatcatcatcatcatcatcgccGTGGCAACAACAGCAGCCACAGCAGCAACAGAGCTCCAAAATGAATCCACCCTCCAATGCCTCCAGTTCTGCTCTTCCTTACAGCCCCTACCCTGTTGTACCACCCCCCAACCACCCCCCTTCAGCCACTGCAGCAGGCCCCACCAACTCTAGCACAGCGTTTCAGCCGTACCCCAGCCAGGGTGCCCCTTACCCTGCAACAACCGGCTACCCCGGCCCCGCTCTTGGTCCCCCAGTTTGCCCATACCCCACGCAGCCCAGCCAGTTTCCTGGGCCACCGTTTGGGCAGTTTGGTCCCGCGCCTGCCCCGTTCCCACGTCCATACACGTATGGAGGGTATGCCTACCCCACAGGCCCACATGGGCCATCAACCCAGTCACCAACAGGTAGACCTCTCCATAGGCCAGGTTTCGGGGTACCACAACAATACTCCTGA
- the LOC135746738 gene encoding uncharacterized protein, with the protein MSTTQTASVNTDLPKSHRLFRFYDPEVVAVMAILLGLFQILLAAPTYSAITDMRFLFICPLCGGCVCLLAGSLSMASERTPSRQLLRKCLFAGIASLGMAVIALVLYAYAASNIPVYSSCQEYDLNLCPEYVFHNFYKAISGQLMFYDIVTLAVNGFLSVSAFQGLKTN; encoded by the exons ATGTCAACCACACAGACAGCATCTGTCAACACAGATCTTCCCAAATCACACCGCCTGTTTAGGTTTTACGACCCTGAAGTGGTTGCG GTAATGGCAATATTACTTGGTTTGTTTCAAATTCTTTTGGCTGCGCCAACTTACAGCGCCATCACTGATATGAGGTTTTTGTTTATCTGTCCCCTGTGTGGTGGTTGTGTG TGTCTGCTTGCTGGGTCATTAAGTATGGCATCTGAAAGAACTCCTAGCAGACAACTG TTAAGAAAATGTCTCTTTGCTGGTATTGCTAGCCTGGGGATGGCAGTGATTGCTCTTGTTCTGTATGCCTATGCTGCAAGTAACATTCCAGTCTATTCATCTTGCCAAGAGTACGACCTTAATTTATGTCCAGAATATGTATTTCAC AATTTCTACAAAGCGATCTCTGGGCAGCTAATGTTTTATGATATTGTAACTCTGGCTGTTAATGGTTTCTTATCAGTTTCTGCATTCCAAGGACTGAAAACCAACTGA
- the tmem176 gene encoding transmembrane protein 176 encodes MTLMVSTDLSVTTAPSDVEVKLKQKQNALEENIMKGEPKIFGVSQIVLGLMIISYSIPLLLVDSTLILDFGVPWWSGLMFVISGSVAIAVEKHPRIQTLNACLGVSVVAIIVSVIALFLYYADVAYNSPTMCLDDCNQRFYVSNFSHSVKVMLTIVLMAETGMASAFTAILYQQRKKFIGYATVVE; translated from the exons ATGACTTTGATGGTGTCGACTGACCTGTCAGTGACCACTGCTCCGTCCGACGTCGAGGTCAAActaaagcaaaaacaaaacgccTTGGAGGAAAACATCATGAAAGGGGAGCCCAAAATATTCGGG GTCTCTCAGATAGTTTTAGGATTAATGATCATCTCCTATTCAATACCTCTCCTCCTCGTTGACAGCACGCTGATCCTCGACTTTGGTGTGCCATGGTGGAGTGGCCTTATG TTTGTCATCTCAGGTTCAGTTGCAATAGCAGTGGAAAAGCATCCCAGGATACAGACA CTCAATGCTTGCTTGGGTGTCTCTGTTGTGGCCATAATCGTGTCAGTCATTGCTCTTTTCCTGTACTACGCTGACGTTGCATATAATTCGCCAACGATGTGTTTAGATGATTGTAACCAAAGGTTTTATGTCAGT AATTTCAGCCATAGCGTGAAGGTCATGCTAACCATTGTCCTTATGGCCGAGACAGGAATGGCATCTGCTTTCACAGCTATTCTGTATCAACAGAGAAAGAAGTTTATTGGTTATGCG actgTGGTTGAATGA